TCCTAGACACATCGCCGGATAAACCCTGAGCTACTATGCTAGCGCTGAAGTAGAAAGGTCTAAAAAATCAGGTTTCCTAAGCACATTGGCGATTCATCGAATGATACAGGTCTCTCGCTGAATATTCCAGAAAATCATCCCTTCTTTGCTACCCAGAAGGCGTTATAGGTATCACTCGTGAAACGGCTACGGTGGATCGTTGATAGCATTGTCCTCTCGCACATTATCCTTCaccaacaaaatcaacaaacatttttcaaaatactaATACTTGGTTTGGATCCCAATAAGAGCCTTATTTAACATCGTGGAATGACGTGGTAATTCTCTCAATCATCTTCCAAGTACACTACCTCAATTAGAAAGATCTCTTGGCACTCGCCAAACTATAACGTCAAATGTTGCCCATTAACCTTAAATACAGGTCTATCTTGACCCACTTTTGATAACACTATTTGTTAACACTCGTGTCACTCTAAATGGTCCTGAACATTTGAACTTGATCTTTTTTTAGAGAGTCAATGTCGAGAGTTTTATAGCAACACCCGATCTCCTACTTTAAACTCCCTTCGAAGGATTTTGGCATCATgttgtttcttcattttatcCTTAAAGAGGAATGAGCTTCCGTAAGCTTTGAACCTGAATTTGTCCAAGTCATTTAACTGCTCTATTCTATCCTTTGAATCCTTTTTCCACTCCAGAGCCTTCAATGCCCACAATGCTTTGTGTTCCAATTCGACAGGTAGATTGAAAGACATACCAAAAATTAGTTGATACGAAGGCATACTGATTGGTTTTTTGTATATGGTACGATACACCCGTAGAGCATCAACAATCTTTTGAGAAAAATCGGTCCTATTAGCATTCATTGTCTTTGCCAAGCTTCTCATGGTGTCTCAATTTGACAGTTCGACTTGGCCGCTTGTTTGGGGTGGTATAGAGTAGCTGCTATGTGTTTCACTTCCTACTTACTCAATGCGGGTGAGAACCACTTATTCAAAAAAAGTGGGATACACTAACACTAATCATAGCTCGATGAGAACCAAATCCTGAAAAGATGTACCATTTAAGGAATTGAACAAAAATTTTACCTTAATTGTTCGGAAGTGcaatagcttccacccatttagaaaCATAATCTACAGCCACAAAGATATACTTATTATCAAATAAAGTCACAAATGGACCTTTAAAATCTTttccccaaacatcaaataattcAACTTATAAAATGGGTTTAAGGGTACCTCGTATCGTTTAGATACTCCACTTGGATTTTGACAACGAGTGcacttcttcacaaataaatgtGCATATTTGTAGAGGGACGGCTAATAATAGCCATGTTTGAGAACTTTAGCAGTAGTACAAACATAACTATGACGACCCCCAACCAGTGAAGCATGACAAGCGTGGAGAATTTTTATGGTTTCTTCTTCCGAAACACACCTTCTTATGATATGATCTGCACACTCTATAATAAGTATGGTTTATTGcaaaagtactttttaacaTAGAAGATGaacctgtttttttttttttgtagaagtTGAGTTCCTCCGGCATTACGAACCCTTGTTTATCGGAAAAGAATAATTTGTGTCAGTCTCCATCTCTTCATTTGCCTTGCCTTCTAATTTTGATAGGTGGTCAACCACCTGATTTTCACAACCTCTTCTATATTTCAGCTCAATTTCGAAGTCTTGCAATAGTAGTAGCGACCTTATCATTCTTTGCTTAGCATCCTTCTTTGCAAAAGTTAATGTGGTGCAGCATGATTAGTGTGAAAAACCACTTTACTACCTAGAAAGTCGGCCGGAAACTTCTCAAATGCATAGACTACTGCAAGCAACTCTTGTTCAATAACGGTGTAGCTACATTGAGCATTGTGTAGAGTCTTGCTGGCGTGGTAAATTTGGTTAAATAGTTTGTTGTGTTTTTCCCTAGCGCCACGCCCAATGCCGTTCCACTTGCAACGCACATCACTTCTAAAGAATCTGACGAATCTGGTATAATAAAGACCGAGGTGGATACCAATTTCTCCTTCAGGACATCTCCAACCCTACATCCTATTTTATTGCCCAAATAtagagttttttatttttttagacaaccaatttcaacccaattttctattttactctctaaaaagGAATCTTCTTCTCtctcctcaatattatattattatttctatttcatttttttcttattccataatataaatcttttttttcctttcttatgAATAATCATCCTATATAATTTcatgtaatataaaattttaattttcagaaattgtttatttaatattaaattatattttattcttaatttctaaagaacaattatgaataattgaaaagagaattttaaaatcataaactaaTTCCGTTTTCGAATATCATTAAATCTAGAAACTACCTATCAGATTACTAAATCATTGTTgtgatttataaaattattatgttattcatcgtattgtattgtaatattgtatttttatttttatgttatgtaatatttgtgaattaaatttgttttccCATCATTTGAATTTTGTGCATCGTTCatagtgaaaattaataataacattaaattGTATCACAAAGTGacgaaaattgaaaaaataattaaaataatattaatttgagatgaaagtagtatatataaaataaaatatttataaaaatgttatattacatttaaaagGAATTACAAATATAAGAGATAACTAATAgtcttatataaaaaataatatgttaattacaaaaaaagtagaaataataatataatattcaaaaagtaaaaCAGAGAGTATGActagtagttctccaaatttggaggACTACTATTAAACTCTCTTTAATTGGATAGTAGAGGGCAAAATAGAGAGTGGTTGGAGAAtacattctctattttactctccaaagatagagaatggagagtaaaatagagtagGGTTGAGATGGTCTCAAACACCTGAAAGCCACCATACAAGCATCATCAAATTGGAATTTTACCTCTTTCCCTAGGAGTTTAAAGaggatgtgcaatctttgacaagtccttgatgaacctccgaTAAAAACCAGCATGTCCCAAGAATCTACGAACCCCCTTTAGCAAAATTAGTCGTGGTAATTGTAAATTACTTCGATCTTCACTTTATCAACATCCAGCGccttttgagaaaatttttgaCCAAGTTCTATATCTTCTTaaaccatgaagtgacatttttcccaatagagGACCAAGTTTTCCTAGacacatcttttgagaacttTTCCCAAGTTCTCTAAGCAAGCCTCAAAGGTGTCAACCACAACCGAAGTGTCATTCATAAATGCTTCCATGGAATCCTCCatcatgtccacaaaaataGATAACATTCAACACTGAAAGTAGTCGGAGCATTACGTAAACCAAACGACATCGGTTTGAAGGAAAAATTAACATATGGGAACGTAAAGGTTGTTTTCTCTTATTCTTCTAGAGAAATAGATATTTGATTATAGCCGGAATATCCATCAAAAAACCAATATCAACCTCTCTTTGAGAGCCGATCAAAAATATGATCTATAAAGGCATGGGAAAGTGATCTTTTCCAGGCAATGAATTT
The nucleotide sequence above comes from Solanum pennellii chromosome 9, SPENNV200. Encoded proteins:
- the LOC107030105 gene encoding uncharacterized protein LOC107030105, producing the protein MRSLAKTMNANRTDFSQKIVDALRVYRTIYKKPISMPSYQLIFGMSFNLPVELEHKALWALKALEWKKDSKDRIEQLNDLDKFRFKAYGSSFLFKDKMKKQHDAKILRREFKVGDRVLL